The DNA segment GCCCAGGACGCCTGGCCCAGCAGGCCGATCACCCTCGTCGTCACCTACCCCGCCGGCGGCGCGGCCGACATGCTGGCGCGCCTGGTGGCGCCCAAGATGGCCGCGACCCTCGGTCAGTCCGTCGTCATCGAGAACCGGGGCGGCGGCGCCGGCCAGATCGGCGCGGCGGTGGTGGCGCGCGCCAAGCCCGACGGGTACACGCTGATGGTCGACGGCGGTGGCTACGCCATCAATCCGACCCTGTTTCCCAAACTGCCCTACGACACCGCCAAGGCGTTCACGCCGGTCGGCATCCTGGGCGTGTTTCCGCTGGTGCTGGTGACGACGCCGACCTTCCAGGCGAAATCCGTCAAGGAACTCGTCGCCATGGCCAAGGCCGCGCCGGACGCCGTGTCCTACGCGTCGCCGGGCACCGGCTCGACGCAGCACCTGGCCACCGAGCAGTTCCTGCAGCAGGCCAAGGTCCGCATGACGCACGTCCCCTACAAGGGCGGGAGCCCGGCGATGGCCGACGTGATGGGTGGCCACGTGCCGGTCTACGTCGCCAACATCGGCTCGTCGCTGGCCAACATCCGCTCGGCCAAGCTCGCGCCGCTGGCGGTGATGGCCGAGCGCCGTTCGCCGTCGCTGCCCGACGTGCCGACGCTGGCCGAGGCGGGCGTGGCCAACGCCGAAGCCTACGAGTGGAACGGCATGTTCCTGCCCGCGGGCGTGCCGCCGGCCATCGCCGCGAAGCTGGGCGATGCCCTGCGCGCCGCGCTCGCGGCGCCGGACGTGCGCGAGCGGATCGCCAGCGTCGGCGGCGAGGCGTTTCCCGGCGGGCCGGTGGAAATGTCGAAATTCATCGCCCAGCAGACCGCGCGCATGGGCAAGGTGATCCGCGACGGCAACATCCGGCCGGAGTGACGACCGCTCGTCCCCGGGCATGACCCGCACCCCTTCGGCAGGCACCACGCTGGCGGCGACCCTGGCGATCCAGGCGCTGGTGTCCATGGCGGCCCTGACGCTGCCGGTGCTGGCGCCGCTGATCGCCCCACCGCTGGGCCGGCCGGCGTCGATGCTGGCGGGACTCTTCGCGGCGCTGGTGTTCCTGGGCGCGATGGCCTCGAGCCTGGTCGCCGGTGCCCTGGTGGCGCGGGTGGGCGCCATCCGGGCCAGCCAGTTCGGCTTGGCGCTGTGCGCGTCGGGCCTCGCCTGCGCCAGCCTTCCCTGGCTGCCGGCGATGGTGGGCGGCGCGTTGCTGATCGGTCTGGGCTACGGACCCATCACGCCAGCGAGTTCGCACCTGCTCATTCGCACCACGCCGGCGCACCGCCTGTCGCTGATGTTCTCCATCAAGCAGACCGGCGTGCCGGTGGGCGGTCTCATGGCGGGGGCGCTCGCGCCCGGCCTGGCGCTACTGGCCGGCTGGCAGGCCGCCGTGCTGGCCGTCGCCCTGGCGTGCCTGCTGGTGGCCGCGCTCGCCCAGCCGTTGCGCGCGGCCTTCGACGGCGACCGCGACCCCGGCGCGCGCCTGCGCGCGGCTCACCTGCTGCGCCCGGTGCGCCTGGTGCTGTCGCAGGGGATCCTCACGCGCCTCGCCCTGTGCTCCTTCCTGTTCGCGATCGCGCAGGTAGCGCTCACGGCCTTCCTGGTGATCCATCTGCACGAGGGCCTGGGCGTCGACCTGGTCGCGGCCGGCCTGCTGCTGTCCATCGCGCAGGGCGCCGGCGTGATCGGCCGCATCGCCTGGGGCTGGGTGGCCGACGCCGGGCTCGGTCCGCGCCGCACCCTGACCCTGCTGGCCGCGCTGATGGCCGCATCGGCCCTGGCCACCGCGGCCCTGCCGGTCGGCGCTCCCATGGCCGTGACGGTCGCGGTGCTGCTGGCCTTCGGCGCCAGCGCGGTCGGCTGGAACGGCGTCTATCTGGCGGAGGTCGCCCGCCGGTCGCCCGCCGGCCTGGCGGGTGTCGCCACCGGCGGCGTGCTGGTGTTCACGTTCTTCGGCAACGTTGTGGGACCGCTGCTGTTCGGCGCGCTGGCGGGTCTCGCCGGCGGCTTTCAGGTGGCCTACGCGCTGCTGTCGCTGCCGCTGGCCGCCGCTGGCCTGCTGCTCCACCGCATGCGCACCTGATCGCCGCGCGCCCGAGGGCGCCCTCGCCCCGCCGCGACCGGCCCGGCGCAGGGCACGCCGATTGCCACGACCCGGGCATGACCGACACCACACTCCATGCACCCGGGACGGCCCGACGTTCCCTCCATCCGTTTCGCGCGCTCCTTCTGGCGGGCAGCGTCCCCTTGTTCGCGGGGGTCCTCCTGAGCGACATCGCCTATGCCGACACCGCCCAGGTCCAGTGGAAGAACTTCGCGTCGTGGCTCAACGCCGGGGCGCTCCTGCTGGGCGGGCTGGCGCTGCTCTGGTCGGTGGTCGCGCTGATCGGCGCCGCTCGCAGACACCGGCGGTCCGTGCTCGCGAGCATGCTGCTGCTGGTCGGGTGGGCGTTCGGCTTCGTGAATTCGCTCGTGCACGCCAAGGACGCGGCGGCGACGCTGCCCGAAGGCCTGATGCTCGCGGTGCTGGTCTTCGCGCTCGTCGCGGTGGCGAGCGTGCTCGAACTCGCCACCGGTGGCCCGGAGGTGCGGACATGAAGGCGCCGACCCGCTCGATCCTCGCGCTGGTTCCACTGGCGCTCCTGGTCGCCTGCACGGGCAGCGCGGACGCTCCCGTCTACGGCGCCCAGCCACCGCTGCCCGAGCCGCAGCGCGGGCTGCTGCCCTCGATGAAGATCGCCGAGCCGGCGCTCTGGGGCGAGCGCCGCCCGCAGGTGCCCGAGGGCTACCGCATCACCGCCGTCGCCACCGACCTGCAGATCCCGCGCCAGACGCTGGTCCTGCCCAACGGCGACATCCTGATCGCCGAGGGGCGTGGCGGCGGCGCACCCGCGCTGACGCCCAAGGACGTGATCGCCGGCGTCATCAAGGCGCGCGGCACCAGCCCGGTGAAGGGCGGCAACCCACTCACGCTGCTGCGCGACGCCGACGGCGACGGTGTCTACGAGTCGCGGACGATCTTCGCGAAGGACCTCAACGCGCCGTACGGCCTCGCGCTGGTCGGCAACCGGCTCTACGTGGCCAATCAGGACGCCCTGGTGCGCTTCGACTACGAGCCGGGCCAGTTCACGGCCGCCGCCGCGCCGGTCAAGGTCACCGACCTGCCGGCCGCGATCAACCACCACTGGACCAAATCGCTCGCCGCGAGCGCCGACGGCCGGTTCCTCTACGTGGGCATCGGCTCCAACAGCAACATCACCGAGCGCGGCATGCTGGCCGAGGTGGACCGTGCGATGGTCTGGGAGGTCGACGCCGCGACCGGCGCGCACCGCCCGTATGCGACGGGCCTGCGCAACCCCACGGCGCTGACCCTCCAGCCCGGATCGGGACGGCTGTGGGCGGCCGTCAACGAACGCGACGAGATCGG comes from the Comamonadaceae bacterium OTU4NAUVB1 genome and includes:
- a CDS encoding tripartite tricarboxylate transporter substrate binding protein; this encodes MNFRISLSTVALAALCALPVSGLAQDAWPSRPITLVVTYPAGGAADMLARLVAPKMAATLGQSVVIENRGGGAGQIGAAVVARAKPDGYTLMVDGGGYAINPTLFPKLPYDTAKAFTPVGILGVFPLVLVTTPTFQAKSVKELVAMAKAAPDAVSYASPGTGSTQHLATEQFLQQAKVRMTHVPYKGGSPAMADVMGGHVPVYVANIGSSLANIRSAKLAPLAVMAERRSPSLPDVPTLAEAGVANAEAYEWNGMFLPAGVPPAIAAKLGDALRAALAAPDVRERIASVGGEAFPGGPVEMSKFIAQQTARMGKVIRDGNIRPE
- a CDS encoding MFS transporter, producing the protein MTRTPSAGTTLAATLAIQALVSMAALTLPVLAPLIAPPLGRPASMLAGLFAALVFLGAMASSLVAGALVARVGAIRASQFGLALCASGLACASLPWLPAMVGGALLIGLGYGPITPASSHLLIRTTPAHRLSLMFSIKQTGVPVGGLMAGALAPGLALLAGWQAAVLAVALACLLVAALAQPLRAAFDGDRDPGARLRAAHLLRPVRLVLSQGILTRLALCSFLFAIAQVALTAFLVIHLHEGLGVDLVAAGLLLSIAQGAGVIGRIAWGWVADAGLGPRRTLTLLAALMAASALATAALPVGAPMAVTVAVLLAFGASAVGWNGVYLAEVARRSPAGLAGVATGGVLVFTFFGNVVGPLLFGALAGLAGGFQVAYALLSLPLAAAGLLLHRMRT